Proteins encoded together in one Miscanthus floridulus cultivar M001 chromosome 16, ASM1932011v1, whole genome shotgun sequence window:
- the LOC136511915 gene encoding NADP-dependent malic enzyme, chloroplastic-like yields the protein MAGGGVGDAYGEDRATEEQFITPWAFSVASGYTLLRDPRHNKGLAFSETERDAHYLRGLLPPALASQELQEKKLMHNMRQYDQPLHRYIAMMDLQERNERLFYKLLIDNVEELLPVVYTPTVGEACQKYGSIYRRPQGLYISLKDKGKILEVLKNWPERSIQVIVVTDGERILGLGDLGCQGMGIPVGKLSLYTALGGVRPSACLPITIDVGTNNETLLNDEFYIGLRQKRATGEEYHELLEEFMTAVKQNYGEKVLTQFEDFANHNAFDLLEKYRESHLVFNDDIQGTASVVLAGLLAALKVVGGTLADHTYLFLGAGEAGTGIAELIALEMSKQTGSLIEECRPKIWLMDSKGLIVSSRIDSLQAFKKPWAHEHEPVAKLLEAVQSLKPTVLIGTSGKGGTFTQDVVEAMGALNEKPVIFALSNPTSHSECTAEQAYTWTQGRAVFASGSPFPTVELDGKTLVPGQSNNAYIFPGFGLGVVISGAIRVRDDMLLAASEALAEQVTEEHFAKGLIFPPFTNIRAISARIAAKVAAKAYELGLASRLPRPDDLVKYAESCMYTPTYRSYR from the exons ATGGCGGGCGGCGGCGTCGGGGACGCGTACGGCGAGGACCGCGCCACCGAGGAGCAGTTCATCACGCCATGGGCCTTCTCCGTCGCAAG cggCTACACCCTGCTGCGCGACCCGCGGCACAACAAGGGGCTGGCCTTCTCGGAGACGGAGCGCGACGCGCACTACCTCCGCGGCCTGCTGCCCCCCGCGCTGGCGTCGCAGGAGCTGCAGGAGAAGAAGCTCATGCACAACATGCGCCAGTACGACCAGCCGCTGCACCGCTACATCGCCATGATGGACCTGCAGGAGCGCAACGAGAGGCTCTTCTACAAGCTCCTCATCGACAACGTCGAGGAGCTGCTCCCCGTCGTCTACACGCCCACCGTCGGCGAGGCGTGCCAGAAGTACGGCAGCATCTACCGACGACCGCAGGGGCTCTACATCAGCCTCAAGGACAA GGGCAAGATCCTGGAGGTGCTCAAGAACTGGCCCGAGAGGAGCATCCAGGTCATCGTCGTCACCGACGGCGAGCGCATCCTCGGCCTCGGGGATCTCGGCTGCCAGGGGATGGGAATTCCCGTTGGCAAGCTCTCTCTCTACACTGCCCTCGGAGGTGTTCGCCCGTCAGCT TGCCTGCCCATCACGATCGATGTCGGCACCAACAACGAGACCTTGCTTAACGACGAGTTCTACATCGGCCTCCGCCAGAAACGTGCCACCGGCGAG GAGTACCATGAACTTCTTGAAGAATTCATGACCGCCGTCAAGCAAAACTACGGCGAGAAGGTCCTCACCCAG TTCGAAGACTTCGCCAACCACAACGCTTTTGACCTGCTGGAGAAGTACAGGGAGAGCCATCTCGTCTTCAACGACGACATCCAG GGAACAGCCTCCGTGGTCCTTGCAGGCCTCTTGGCGGCGCTCAAGGTGGTCGGTGGAACGCTTGCAGACCACACTTACCTGTTCCTCGGTGCCGGCGAG GCCGGGACTGGCATTGCCGAGCTCATTGCTCTCGAGATGTCAAAACAGACTGGGTCTCTGATCGAGGAGTGCCGCCCGAAGATCTGGCTGATGGACTCCAAGGGCCTGATCGTGTCGTCGCGGATAGACTCGCTGCAGGCGTTCAAGAAGCCGTGGGCGCACGAGCACGAGCCCGTGGCGAAGCTGCTGGAGGCGGTGCAGTCGCTGAAGCCGACGGTGCTGATCGGCACCTCGGGCAAGGGCGGCACCTTCACCCAGGACGTGGTGGAAGCCATGGGTGCCCTGAACGAGAAGCCCGTGATCTTCGCGCTGTCGAACCCGACGTCGCACTCGGAATGCACGGCGGAGCAGGCCTACACGTGGACGCAGGGCCGCGCGGTGTTCGCGAGCGGCAGCCCGTTCCCGACGGTGGAGCTGGACGGGAAGACGCTGGTGCCAGGCCAGTCCAACAACGCCTACATCTTCCCCGGGTTCGGCCTCGGCGTCGTCATCTCGGGCGCCATCCGCGTCCGCGACGACATGCTGCTGGCCGCCTCCGAGGCGCTGGCGGAGCAGGTCACCGAGGAGCACTTCGCCAAGGGCCTCATCTTCCCGCCCTTCACCAACATCCGCGCCATCTCCGCGCGCATCGCCGCCAAGGTAGCCGCCAAGGCCTATGAGCTCGGCCTCGCCAGCCGCTTGCCACGCCCCGACGACCTCGTCAAGTACGCTGAGAGCTGCATGTACACCCCCACCTACCGCAGCTACCGGTAA